The following DNA comes from Lepidochelys kempii isolate rLepKem1 chromosome 9, rLepKem1.hap2, whole genome shotgun sequence.
CCTACAGTGGATTTCTGCACTGAGCTGGAAGAGGCTTGGCTACAGAGATGATTTAGGGGCCTCTGAGCCTGCACTGGATTCCTGTGCCTCGCTGACTCTGGGAAAAGCCCCACTTCCCTCTGCTGGCCTTTAGGGCATCTCCCTCagcatttctatagcaccttctaAAGCACATTCACCATCAGAGTGGAAAGGTAGTCTGACTTGGACTCTCACACCTAGGAATCTAGTTGCACACTGATGCAGATCATTTTCCCCCTGGCAACCTCCCTCCAGGACAGAAGCTCCATCTATACAGGGCCATTCTGATACCTTACAGCACTGACCGTGCTTCGGTATCTGGAGATGACAGCCTTGCAAGCTTCCGAATCCTGGATCAGCGGCTCAAATGAGAGCAGGTTCTGCAGGTACTGGTCTGGGAGTGAAACCAAGTGCACCAGGTCTAGGAGCTCCGGCAAGTGCTTGGCTCTAGATGCTTCATCATACCTCACCCACCTAAGCACAGCTTCAGCTAGGCTCTGTTCTTCCTGTACCTGCAGCAGGTCATTGGACAAGTAGATTACAAGCCTCTCCTTGGATAGCTGGAGAAACTCCTCCTGGTGTGATACAGCCTCAAAATTCTCCTGCAGGAAAGCCCAGGCCTTTGAAGACACCTCTGGGCAGCCATGGTTCTCCCCAAACGCACAGATGCCCAGGCAGTTGGTTGCATCCATCTGCTGTCTCAGGTAGCGGCTGCAGACTTTCCGTATGGTGGAGAAATGGAGCTGGTTGGAGGTCCGGATTAGCGCCTCCACATTCCCCTGGTTGATGGTGATCTTTCCTGTGTAAGCAAAGTCGATCAGAGTCTCCATGACAACAGGATCCACCTCTTTGATCTCCACACGGGCTGAGATGCTCTCAATAAAGTCGCCAGTGAACATGGCATTGAAGTAGTGGCTGCAGAGGGCCAGGATGCCACGGTGGCAGGGGAACTCATGCCCACCCACAAGCAGCGTGATGTCGGAGAGCTTCGGATTGGAGCGCAGGCTCCGCAGGCCTTCCAAGATGGcctgggggtgggatgggagggagaAATCGAAGTCATCAACGTTCCTCACCATGGTGCTGTCCTCTGGTAAATCCCACTCCTTTTTTTGGGGCTCTAACATGGAAACTCCACTCTGCTTAATAAGCAATGAAAGAGGGGAATGAATAATTGGCTGGTTGCCCTGAAAGGGAAGGTCAGTAATAACTGTCTCCTCCCAGCACCAATGGGTGTTCATAAAGGCTGATTCTCCCAAAAAACTTATAGGCACAAGCAGGATTGATGACGAGTGCTTCTGTGACTTGTGTGTCAATGCCCTCATCTCCCTCACGTCCCTCCACAAAGCACATGTCTCCAGAGGTTCCAGGCTCATAGGTGTACCCCAGAGCACTTCCCCTTGCTGGACTAAGTGCCTCTATCCTGCAGCCCCTGACATCACTGACTGTCTCCTGTTGGGAACCAATTTCTAGCTCCTCTTAGAAGGAGGAGAGAATCTGATTGAATGAAACATATTTTCAGGGGCCTGTGTGGCTTTTCCCCCAGGCTTCCCCCTCCCAATAAACAGCTGCAAAACTAGCCCATTTTCCTCCTCCAAAACCCTCCTTAAACCTCTCCTTTGCTATGAAGCTTACAAGAACCCTGACAGTgtttaggctgctggtgtgctgagactgcCTCCAAGCATGCTGACTGATagcctcattgtttccttgtattccctcCACCAcatttgtctgtctgtatgcatCTGCTGTCACTCATTTTatattaagggtatgtctaaactttCCAAACTCTAAACTACAGCAACACAGCGATGGCACCGCAGCCCTGACGTTGTAGCaccatagtgtagatgcttcctacattaACAGAAGAGGGTTTTCCATTGTTGGCGTTagtccacctctccgagaggcagtagctaggtcaaggAAAGAATCCTTCCAACGTGCTCTGGAGAGAGGAGCTGTCTGGCAGTTCCCCGTGTGCTGGGTAAAGTAAGAATTATTCCCTCCACCTAGCTGAATCTACAACAGGGGTGAAGTCACCCTACCTCTGTCGCACCAGGTGTGGAATTCATCACAGTGCTAAGCTGGAGCGAGGTCagcctaagttttaggtgtaaacaTAGCCTTACACCACAGGGatggtttgttctgtgtttgtgcagcgcctggcatgCTGGATGCCTGGCCCATGACTGTGGCTCCCATGTGCTACGATAATAAAACAACCAGTGGGCATGAAAGTGATATGGACacataggaagagacagtccTACCATGAAGCGCTGCCAGTCTACCCAGACAGAGGAAATAGGGGCACAAAAAGGTGCAATGACTAGCCCAGGGTCCCACAATCAGTCTGTAGCAAAACCAGGAAGACTTTCCTGACactcagtccagtcccctgccacTGGCCATTGACTACAATGCTGCTACCCCAATTTTCACCATCAGAGGATCTGGCCTAACATGATCTCCTCCTCCCAGAATCACCTGTTTACCTCCTCTCTCCCTCTAGCCTTGTTATAGCTTCAAATCCCACTAAGCGTTTGCACGTTCCTCCAGAGACATTTCCCTGCAGAGAGCACATGGCAACCGTGAGGGAGCATGCTCTAGTTTCAGGCTACCCAAATTTACCAGGGGCCCCACAGATGGGGGCGCTCTGAAGCCTGCACCACCATTCCTGACACACTCTGGAGAgaagggttggggggaagggctgAAGAGTGACTCCCCTGGTGCCGCAAGGTGAGAGCAGCAGTTTGGGGGCCACTTTGGAAGGCTCCCTGCACTGAAGAGGAGCTGTTATTAACTGGGGCTTCTCTCCATGTGCAGTACTGTGAGCCTAGACGCCAGCCAGCGCTGTGCCCTCACTGTATGCTGTGCCCTCCATCCAGCACCTTTCCACGCTGGCACAGGCCAGTACTAGCAGCCCCAGCTTACCTCTCAGCTGCCCCTGAGATGACTCTGTCCAGCCAATCGATCGACTGGCCTGTTTGATCAGTGGCGCTTGGGTGGCTTGGGGAGGACGGGAGGCAGCCAGATTCCCAGCCGTGGGAGCTCAGCACTCAGGAGGGACACAGCTTAGGGACTGCCTGGCTGGAGACCAGAGGGGTTATTTTTAGACAGCAGCCTGTccgaggggtgggggaggtgggaagtTCTTTGACACTGATTCTCTGCAGGCCACCTGCTCTTAAAGTGACCCGCCAGGCGAgaaaggcagggggctgggaaggaggcagaggtggagctGCATAAGCAGGGCTTTGCTGGCCTTTGGAAGGCAATCTCACCAGCTAAATGACTGCTTTGTCCCCAGGCCACCTTTGGTGcaggccccttcccaccccagggGAAGTCTCCTCCATGAGTTCAGGGTGACAGAGCACCTCCCCCCAGGATCGCCTGGGCTTGCTGTCCCCCGAGTGACTGAAGTGGCTAGGCTGGCTTTGAGTGCAGACAACACTGCTCTCTGGGGACACAGAGCTTAGCTCCCAAGCTCATTGGGGCAGGACCCTAAGATGCGCCTGGGTTTTTGTGGCAACAGTGCCTGTGCCAAGGCTTCATTCATTCTGCTGGGGAGCAAGTGAGGCTGGGTCCCAAAAACACAGGGGTTGCTCCACTGTCTGTGGTGAGCAAGGATTGCTCCTGTGTGTAATGCTTTGAAGGGTCAGGCCCCCTCCTACCCCCGTTTGTACACACCTGTACATTTGCCAGAGAAAAGCTGGTGACTACCCCACTAAGTTCCTCAGCTGTAGCTAAAGAGCATCTTAAACACTAGACTAAAACACCGTCCCACACTGACAAGGTTGAAAGCATAGCCCCTTTTGGAATCAgtgtgtgtttgtctctgtgcCACATGCAATTAACTCTGACCCCTGGTGTTGTTCTTGCATGGGAGAATCCCAATAAACACCTTAGCCATGGTGTGGGACCCGCTGTTGGTTTGAACTGCTCTGCTTTGGTAATTACAAAgtagatgtatttattttttacttcacCCAATAAAAAGTAATAGAAGGCCTAAAACCCAATAGTTACCAATGCAATGCATCCAAGACACTGCCACCCAGCAGCAAATCAACAGCTCTCTGCACAAGAGAAGCCAGTTCACAAAAACGAAATTTCCCACCAAACCCTGGTCTTGTTACAAATCCAAACCTCCAGCCAAACCCCCCGCAGATCTCAGCCCTTCCCAAATATCTTCTACCAGCTACACTTCTGTACCAAGGGCATATCAGCAGACCTGCAGCAGTGTCACAGGACAGGAGAGAGGCCTCTCAGAAAGGCAGGCCCTGAGTAAGAACCTTAAACTCCACCTGGAACTCCCCAGGCAGGCAGATGCTGGAGCCCTGATATCAAGTGCTGATGGGGAGCAGCTCACCAGACTGCCCCGGTTCAGCATTTTGATTGATTTAAGGCAGGggctcccccacccatcccccacatgctattaaaaactccatggcctaCCTGTGCCACATCAACTGTATTtctacatataaaagccagggccagcattaagggggtggcaagcagggcaattgccaggggtcccacaccacagggggcgctgcaaagctaaattgctcagctttggcttcagcccagggCGGCGGGACTCGGGTCCCTGGTCTCCAGTTCCATGCTGTGGGGCgctggctttctgccctgggcctcagcaagtctaatgccgggcctgcttggtggaccccctgaaacctgctcatgccCCCCCCAGGGGgacctggacccctggttgagaaccactgatttaaggcATGTCCCCATTGTAATGACGTAATCCTGGAGTGCAAGAGTGAGAACAGCAAGATGCACATACCGGGAGGCGGTAGGGTCACAACCTGGAAAAAGCTGTCCTGGTCACTCCTGCAATATGATTCCCTGTAGGATTCATATGaggttcatgcgcttggcaacattcagggcacacctggagtgttgtataggagctgtgcacacatggctcctctcaagggcatgaacgtTGGAATCTTGCCCAGATGACATGAAGCGTGGGAAGCcgcccaggactgggctcaaggcccgagagcaaggagtgcggtagatagaaattggtaaataagaatgttaaacaaagccagtgtatttcttttatctgttggagaatgtaatgcgcgaggggagagaaaagaataaaggagagagtggaaagctgacaggcagaagtcgGTTGGCAGACCAGctcgcttgcttgctaaaagctctgtgctgtcttgtatttgaaccgccaCAATTCCCTAACAGCAGCTGGACGTCTAACAAGCCCATCACATATCAAACTCAGGTGGCAAACAGCAGACACTCCTCTACATTAGGGCCAACAGAATCTTTACCATGTGGTGTGGCAGCTCCTCCAAATTGCGAACATCACGGCATACTCCTCTGGATTGAGCTTTCACCTGTGTGTTTTTATCCATGGACCAATCACTCAGTCCCTTCAGCTGGGTGAGACAAAATGGACAGACAGAGCTGTGACATCAGCACTCTGAAAATACCCCATCTCCCTGCTTCTTCCTAGCTCTCCTCCCAGCCTTTCCACCCCAGAACAGAATAGGAGGTAGAGCAGGACCCTGTGGGAAGCCTCAGTGGTAATCTCTGCAACACCTCTAGCCTGGGGTTTCATCCTCTTATGTGCTCCCAAGGACCTACCCAGCGCACAAGCCACTATTCCATCTGGATGCTGTGTCCCTGGACACAGCCCTACATTTGGGACTTGGGGGTTGAGCTTGATGATCTTTGCTGGTTGATCTATCTAAATGTTCTGAGTCTCTAAAACTTGATGGCACCCCCAACTGGAGTGCTCTGTGACACAGCAAAGAGATTTTTGTCTTGACTTAATTGGTGTTGCAAATTGCTCTATGCTCCTGACTCCAGTAATAGACTGCTGAATGAGCTCATTGCAGCTCCAGGCTTGTCATGAGTGGCACAGAAACCGGAGGACACTTATCTTCTGTTTCTAACAAGGGTACTCACAACAACAGCAATGCTGCCACTGCCACACAACCTGGAGTCTCGCGCTTTAGTTCCTCCAGTCCCCAAACTGTATTTATTTCTCTGCACTGAAATACAGATAAGGGGTGGCCTGggtctctggatcagctctgttaaatggaggttacttacctctaactggagttcttcaagatggacTCTTCATAGTCCAAGGTACCTGCACCGATAGGCACATCCCACAAGTGAGAATATGCAGAGGACATAGAAGAAAAAGCATCATTCAATTCAAAATAGCTCAGCAGATCAGTGATTTGAATCTGTATGCAGGGGAGCAAGAGAATGATCCCTTTCAACACAATCTATTCCCCTGATTCTAACCAGTCAATAACTAAACAGTTAATAACCCAGTGAATATATTTTTCCTCTCCTATCTACAGTTCGCATTATTCTTGGCTAAATATAGTATGATATGCTACTTATCTCGCTCCTTAGCTAGAAGGCCTTTAAATGCCTCCATACTTCTCCCACAGGAATGCCCACAAATAAATAAAGACAGCAGTGACGCTGGAACCGAGATCTGTAGCTTTCTCACCAGCAGCCGGGAACCTGATTCTAGGGTCACATGTAGCAGGGTACAGTGGACTGATAAGACTGAGAGCACTATCAAGTGCTGCTTCCTCAGCGTACACAGAGCTGTCTGGGGAGTAGACACCCTGCCTACTTACCTTTGGGACTCTTCTGGATGCTCAAGGATATCTACTCATTTTCCAGTACACATGTGCAGCTTTTTCCTCTCTCATCCCTGGGCTGTAACAGTGAAACCTCAGAATTTCATAGATCCAGAGAGTCTAAGGCCATTgtaattatctagtctgacctcctgcataacacaggccagagaacttcacccAGACCTTGGGTTTGGACTCAATTATATCCTTTCGGAAGACTTCCAGTCCCTAAAGATGCCAGGTGGTGCAGAATGTGCCCAACCCTTTGATGAATTATTCCCAAGGTAATTAACCCAATTTAATGAATTGCCAAGAAAAACAGAGATGATCTCAATGAGACAGAAAACTTGTTTATTAAGCCTCAGCCCACGCAAAAATCTTTAAAAGATCTCTTTAAAACTTTAGACAAAGAAAAAGTATgcgctttttaaaaataaacaattataaaatgaaatatatgatTCGGTATGTAATCGTAACAGGAGATGAAGTACCAAGGAAGAGAGCTTATTTCTTTTGGAGAATTTTAGTAAATCGGTAGTGTTTTCTGTTAACTATTTACCTACTTTTGAACGTTATAAATCACTTAGGTGATCGCTGGGGATTTTTGATCTTTATGGAACCCTCCAGCTCATGCAGGCTATCGAGGTGAAATGGTCATGAAGTACCagctttctcctctctctctctcgagtaaatcaggagtcaccCCACCAAAGTCACTGCAGTTACATATAAGTGAGAGGACAATTAGGCTCAGACAATCAGGCATTGGCTCACAATCACCATTCCAGTGCCTTATTTATAAGGTTTGCCCAGCTCTGGTGTCTGACTTGTGGCACACCTGACATTTACTTTCCCCCTTTGGGGGGGCCCTTCTTGAGATGATGCACCATCCAGTCACTAAAAGGTGGGGGAAGCTCCTTCTTGAGCCCAACCATGATGCACCAAGTACAAGCCAGAGATGACCTGAGCCACTCCCTCCCCTTCATCTCTGGaattccctgcccctgcctgctgACCACCACAGATCCACCCCAAGCCAGAGAATTTCTTGGTTTTAATGTCCCACAAGTCTCCTCACAAGACTTTTCCTCAGTCCAGAATCCGGCCTGTGCAGTCCATGTCAGTCTCTGCATTGGCCAGGAGATGGCAGGGGTGACATATGCAGAGCCTAGCATGAGGCTGCTGGCCTTTTACTGCTGCCAATCATTTCCTTAGCTGGCATTGCCGGTTGCAGCTGAATTTGTCCTTTGATACTCCCTGTATCCTCAAAGCCATCCCATGGTACTAGGGTCTGTGAGTGTTTGTGCAGAGGGCAGCCCATTGGCAGGTTCAGCTCCATCTGGGGCTTTCCATAGCGTTCAAAGTCATGCTATGCAGACAAAGAATCACAGGAGATTCTCCTGCCAGAGATAGAATAGCTgggtgggctggggtggaggggataGGTGGCGAGCTGTCTTGTTGAAGAAATGGCAGCTTGCTTGAAAAGAAGAGGCATCTTAACAGTTGAAAAGGCTGAGGGGAAGAGCCTTGGAGTAGATTGTCAAAGGCACAATGGGAGCCGGCTGCCTAATTCCCTCTTTGTGCCTTGGAAAGTCTTCCTGCTAGTTCCGAAATCTATTCAGAAATCTCTCCATCAGAAAAATTTCTGAGCTCTTCAAGGTCTATTCCTTGACATATTtgagagatggggagggggaagaaccaGCATCCCAGGTGCAATACAGCCCCCAAGCTCCCATTCACACAAGGCCAAGGGAAGGCAGTTCCAACATGGCCAAAGGAGCTCACTCCTCAAAGTTGAAGTTGAAGATCTCAGCTTCTTTCTCTTTCCAGAAGGCAAAGCTGCGGTCAATGTATCTGCAGATCTCATCATTGTTGAAGCTACCTAGCTCAGAACAGTTTCCTGGATCATGTCCACCTTGCTCAAGAGCAGCACTCTGAACCCAAACTCTGGACACTGGCTTTAGAGAGCTTTCCGCTGATGCTCTACTTGGTTCCAGCTCCCAGGCTAGGTCCTTGGCGTTACCAAAAAACATGATCTTAATGTCTTCAAAGCTATCTTTCCAGCCGCGCTTGCCACCACTGATTTCATCAGTCACTGCCTTGTGGAAGGCTCGCAGGGTCTCCCAGCAGCGTCTGCTCAAGTGGTCGTTCACCTCGAAGCAGAGGAGGTGCCTCATCTTGCTTTCCTCCTGAGGAAGGTCCAGTTCCAGGATGTGGAAGTCGCCAAGCATAAAAAGGTCAAGAGTCAGGCTGTTGTAATCGGTGGGCACTCCATTGACGTGGGGCAGGAACTGCTCCAGGGAATAGATAGCCTGCTGGCGGTTCAGGCTGCAGATTTGTCGTGAGGGCACCTGAGAGGTGATGTCCTTCCTGTTGCCAGTCAGGTTCTTGATGGTGCTCCTTTGGTGAATTAAATAGCTCAGTTTTCTCATTTCCACCACCGGCTTCTCCTCGGGAATCTGTTCCTTTCTGACCGCTAGAGCTGCCTCCACCTCTCCTATTTTCCTGACTCTCTGGGACTCAAGCTTTTTCCTGGCTGTGATTTTCAAGGAAGCAGATTTCTTCCAGTGGCACAGAAACAGCATCACTATTCGTTCTTTCCTGAGGCTAGCGGACTCTGCCACTGGAACAAGAAACCTGCTCACATCTGAAGGTTTCCTCTTTGCAGCTGATCCCAGGGTCACTGGCATTTTTCATCTCGCCAAACGCATGCTCTTCACAGACTAGTTTTCTCTTGCTCTTACTGCTGCTCCACTGATTTTGAGAAGCAACATCCTCGCCTGACCAGCACCCTCCTGAGTGTTCCCAAGGCCATTCTTAGCTCCAAGGCCATTCTTTGTTCTGGGAGAATATGTTTCTCAAAATTACCTCTCTGCTTCCTGTCAGAGACGCCATActccagaatctctctctctgctctcccccACTTGGACACTTACCCTCACTAGGCACGGATGATTCTTTTGGGGATGGCATCTCCGCCTCCTTCCTCAGGCCGTTTACATTAGTGAGCAGCACAGACATCCTTTCACCATGCCAGAGATTCGGCTGCACCAGATAGGAAGCGCCTGGCCATCCTGGTGCAGGAGCTGGCTGTTGACGGTGATATGGACAATGGGGGCAGGCAGGATGGTCTGCAGCTCCTCCACCAGGCACCCcagctctctctcacactcttgACACCTGTTCCTCAGCTACAGATTCTCAATCTACTTCTCCAAGTAAAGTAGGTCGCCCTCAGTCAGCAACTCCCCGAAGGGGCCCAGGATACCATTGTGGGCCTGCAAATACCTCCAGTCCCACATCTCAACTGAACTGCCTCCATTGCTCTGTATGCGGGAGACAGAAATTGAGAGATTACAGAAGGTCATTAATGTAATCTTCTAGAGCCAGGTTTTCAgatcacccacacacacacagcccacataCACACTGGTGTGATACAAAGGCACTGACATCCCAGCAATATGATGAACTTGCACAGGATTTGGCTCCCACTGCTTCTGCGATTGGTGATTAGAGAGGTAGTGACTTCTAAAAAATGGAGACGGGTCCGCCTCCCTAACACACgggtccagggctcccccttGCTTTGAGAAGGTCTCTGTGTCTATTGGTCTAAGGGCCATGTTGGCTTGAAAGTCATTGGCATTGTCTGAGTGCACAGTCCTTGCTCTGGCACCACGTAGCTTTCATTGGGTCTGCACTGAAGCTGAACAGCATGGTTTTGACCAATagtttttttcactgaaataagCATTTTCAGGTCCTGAAACCTATTTCTCAAGTTTGGGTCAAATTCAGTGAAAGATTTTGGTCAAACTTTTTTTCCGAGTTGAAAAGTTTGTTTGTGACcgttttctttcaaaatgtttcatttcaactctTCAATTAGAAATGGCCATTTGAACTGACATTTGgatgataaaaaacaaacacaccaaaaaaGGGTGAAACACTTCAAAAATGGCTGattcaaaacacaaagaaaaaaatttcaaattgaCCTGAACATCTCAAGTCAACTAAaacattttactttaattttcattttgaaaaaagtttgGGGAAAGAAAGATTCTGGTTTGAATCGAACTGGACTTTTCCTCAGAAATATtggtcccccgtcccccccccgaaccaaaaatccattatttttgAGGTCCTTGTCTGCACTGAGTTTCAAGAATAGACAAAAGCCTgaaccctgccctgccctgggactGTGGGCTGAACCCTGGTGCCATTCCACTGAGGTAATTATACCAGTGACGGAAAACCAGGAGTGCAATGATCTCATGATATTAGCATTCAAGACTGAGGTAAGACTTGACGTAGCTGAGAGAAACTTAGGGCGTAAGCTGGGAAGAAGCAAAGAGGAACAAGCAAAGCAAGAAGAAGCCTATAAAGACTTTCTAACCCAGCCTACAACAGCCAGTTCTCCTTCAGTCAGCACAGTACCATTCCATCCTGCCCTTGCCCTCTCCTGCTTCCAGTCGAGCCTGCAGCTTCCTCACCATCTGCTGCCGCTTCCACTCAGGAATTGAGTGGTGATGTTCATCATGGGTGGGCACCAGGGCGTGGAGGTCTGATCCGTACGGCTCATCTAGTGGGAAGATGCAGCTGTTCTGCACAGGATCTGCTGGTGCAGTCTTCTCACCCTGCACAGTGATAGGAATCAGCTCGTGTTTTTCCAGTACAGCTAGTTTTTAAGAGGACTTCTTGCAGTGGACCATGCTGTCTGGGTTGCTCTGCTCAGGTAAAGCATCTTTGAATAGGTGCGGCTGTCACGTATTCCAAAACAGGAAGATGCTGGCGTAGGTCAGGGGGTGGCCTGGGATGGAAGCGACTATGTCTGGAGAGGATTGCAATCCTGTACCAGCCGAGTGGTCACCAGGAGCTGTTCCAGCCACTAGGAGCTGTGCCACCCAGCATAGATTGGCCTCGAGGCTGCTTTAAGATACTTTGGGGTTCAAACCGACTTCTATGTGCAGTCCTGACCGAAGGGTAAATGGAGGGCTTTAAGCCACCACTTTGTCCGCTCCTCCTCAACTGGATTCTGCACCAAGCACAGCCAGCCTGATTTGGGGCTCTAGCTAAAGATCGAATTCCAAGAGTCTGTCTTGGAGAACGTTTCACTCTGAATTTCACACTATGAGTGTATGTTTACACACCCAACCCTTTCAGCCATCCATCAGCActgcaggctgggagcccaggtTACGGAGTGCCCTCTTACTGCCCGGCTGAATTGCTGAGAGCTGGAGTATGTGCAGATAACCAAAGAGCAAGTCTGTGACATGCACTAGCACCATCCAGAGGCCCTGGCGGATGGCACATGCTCAGGTTGTG
Coding sequences within:
- the ESPNL gene encoding LOW QUALITY PROTEIN: espin-like protein (The sequence of the model RefSeq protein was modified relative to this genomic sequence to represent the inferred CDS: inserted 2 bases in 2 codons; deleted 1 base in 1 codon; substituted 2 bases at 2 genomic stop codons) gives rise to the protein MYPKRHRHLSRIPPWTPKHHCKLEGIFPTIMNGNSTRGPYCFGWREAWGPAAAPGLLFWDSSRDQLPGATPSSDRCLCPSSPLSGGLLVVRSVKRTPVIKNQHTDDYYRPESGQEHLRMSSEAIARMENGKGEKTAPADPVQNSCIFPLDEPYGSDLHALVPTHDEHHHSIPEWKRQQMSNGGSSVEMWDWRYLQAHNGILGPFGELLTEGDLLYLEKXIENLXLRNRCQECERELGCLVEELQTILPAPIVHITVNSQLLHQDGQALPIWCSRISGMVKXMSVLLTNVNGLRKEAEMPSPKESSVPSEGKCPSXGRAEREILEYGVSDRKQRGNFEKHSGGCWSGEDVASQNQWSSSKSKRKLVCEEHAFGEMKNASDPGISCKEKPSDVSRFLVPVAESASLRKERIVMLFLCHWKKSASLKITARKKLESQRVRKIGEVEAALAVRKEQIPEEKPVVEMRKLSYLIHQRSTIKNLTGNRKDITSQVPSRQICSLNRQQAIYSLEQFLPHVNGVPTDYNSLTLDLFMLGDFHILELDLPQEESKMRHLLCFEVNDHLSRRCWETLRAFHKAVTDEISGGKRGWKDSFEDIKIMFFGNAKDLAWELEPSRASAESSLKPVSRVWVQSAALEQGGHDPGNCSELGSFNNDEICRYIDRSFAFWKEKEAEIFNFNFEE